Proteins co-encoded in one Amaranthus tricolor cultivar Red isolate AtriRed21 chromosome 7, ASM2621246v1, whole genome shotgun sequence genomic window:
- the LOC130818439 gene encoding uncharacterized protein LOC130818439 has protein sequence MIERNVRHRGRGNYFIRGKGRGKYHEKSGMNTFEQGNFYGRSRGRGRGHGLSRGRGRSHKYKSTCNRCGMTGHWGRTCRTAKHLVDLYQASQKNKGKGAEANFVNKASTSGPTLDVSDFFAEDVNLHKLDPQEEDNYIF, from the exons ATGATTGAGAGGAATGTGCGCCATCGAGGTCGTGGGAACTATTTTATAAGAGGCAAAGGTCGTGGAAAATATCACGAAAAGAGCGGCATGAATACTTTCGAACAAGGAAATTTCTATGGCCGTAGTCGTGGTCGTGGTCGTGGTCATGGACTTAGTCGTGGCCGTGGACGTAGCCac AAATACAAAAGCACATGTAATAGATGTGGCATGACTGGACATTGGGGGCGAACTTGTCGTACCGCCAAACATTTAGTGGATTTATATCAAGCTTCccagaaaaacaaaggaaaaggggcagaagcaaattttgtaaataaagcAAGTACATCTGGGCCCACCTTAGATGTCTCCGATTTCTTTGCTGAGGATGTGAACCTCCACAAACTTGATCCCcaagaagaagataattacaTCTTTTGA
- the LOC130817546 gene encoding probable eukaryotic translation initiation factor 5-1: MALQNIGAGNRDDAFYRYKMPKMITKIEGRGNGIKTNIVNMVDIAKALARPAAYTTKYFGCELGAQSKFDEKTGTSVVNGAHDTSKLAGLLEIFIKKYVQCYGCGNPETEILITKTQMIQLKCAACGFVSDVDMRDKITTFILKNPPEVKKSAKDKKAMRRAEKERLKEGEAADEEQKKLTKKDASKQKKSSKEGASKSIKKKNHGSDEEHSPTGSQAGDNEPVQVVEEEDDEDDVQWQTDTSMEAAQKRIKEQLSAVTADMVILSTEENSTRKKSPPCNPEHVVKETNGTLAADSHETLVKDLKEYLKTGSTASQLKNHLSSCSGTTQEVGNALFEALFGDVQKGFAKEVIKKKNYVVAALAYADGSQEVLLHAIESFCGKASSDAVKEVAIALKHLYDADVLEEEAIVEWYKKGTTGNNQSAPIWKHVKPFVEWLQSAESESEEE; encoded by the coding sequence ATGGCATTGCAGAACATTGGTGCTGGAAACCGTGATGATGCCTTCTACAGGTATAAGATGCCAAAGATGATAACAAAAATTGAAGGTCGAGGAAATGGCATTAAAACCAACATAGTCAACATGGTCGATATTGCTAAGGCTTTGGCTAGGCCTGCTGCCTACACCACCAAATACTTTGGTTGTGAGCTCGGTGCTCAATCAAAATTTGATGAGAAGACAGGAACTTCAGTTGTCAATGGAGCTCATGACACAAGCAAACTTGCTGGACTTCTTGAAATTTTCATCAAGAAATATGTTCAGTGCTATGGGTGTGGCAATCCTGAGACAGAAATTCTAATTACCAAGACTCAGATGATACAATTGAAATGTGCTGCTTGTGGATTTGTATCAGATGTGGATATGAGGGACAAGATCACGACCTTCATTCTTAAGAATCCACCTGAAGTGAAGAAATCAGCCAAGGACAAGAAGGCTATGAGGAGGGCGGAAAAGGAGCGTCTCAAGGAAGGGGAAGCTGCTGACGAGGAGCAGAAGAAATTGACGAAAAAGGACGCATCGAAGCAAAAGAAGTCTTCCAAAGAAGGTGCATCTAAGTCTATCAAGAAGAAGAACCATGGGTCTGATGAGGAACATTCTCCTACTGGAAGCCAGGCAGGTGATAATGAACCTGTTCAAGtcgttgaagaagaagatgacgaGGATGATGTTCAATGGCAGACTGACACATCTATGGAGGCAGCTCAGAAAAGGATAAAGGAGCAGCTAAGTGCTGTGACAGCCGACATGGTTATACTCTCGACTGAGGAGAATTCTACTCGTAAGAAGTCGCCACCTTGTAATCCAGAACACGTGGTCAAAGAAACAAATGGCACTCTTGCTGCTGACTCACATGAAACTCTTGTCAAGGACTTGAAGGAATACCTGAAGACAGGATCGACCGCAAGCCAGCTGAAAAACCACTTATCCTCCTGCTCTGGAACAACCCAAGAGGTTGGAAATGCTCTGTTTGAGGCTCTCTTTGGCGATGTTCAGAAGGGTTTTGCAAAAGAAGTGATAAAGAAAAAGAACTATGTTGTTGCTGCCCTAGCTTATGCTGATGGTTCACAGGAAGTCTTGCTTCATGCCATTGAATCTTTCTGTGGTAAAGCAAGTTCCGATGCTGTCAAAGAGGTGGCAATTGCTCTAAAGCATCTGTATGATGCCGATGTGCTGGAGGAAGAGGCCATAGTTGAGTGGTACAAGAAGGGTACAACCGGTAACAACCAGAGCGCCCCGATCTGGAAGCATGTCAAGCCTTTTGTCGAGTGGCTCCAGAGTGCCGAGTCTGAGTCTGAAGAGgagtaa